ATCCAGAATTCTCTGCATTTGTATCTAGGTTACgatcttttaaaagttttcctCCAAATACCGGTCAGAATAAGTACAAGCTCTCAGAATGCGGATTTTACTATATCAATCTCGATGACGCAGTTCAATGTCATTGGTGTGGAGTAATTCTACATAGTTTTGAAATcgatgataattgttttatagaacatacccgattctcaccaaaatgtttatatgtattattaatgaaaggtaatcagtttgttcaaaaagtcttaagtaaatattgtaaaaccgaagttatttgtaattgtgaaaccGGTTCGTACGACACCAtttgttaaatcatgttttttttatataatatactgtttataatatttgctgtattgaataaaaaaaaaaaataaaaaaaaattgaatgttttatcttaaatgttttattattcgatttaatatcTTGTGGACGTATAGCCTAGCGGGttagtgcgtatataataatttaaaatgtttttcaggtATCAGGTTAGTAAGTATATGTAAATTCCCTCTCTAGTATGCACTAATTCGCTAACTGtacgttcacattttttgcattttttttttatccgagtttttagtatataatatgactgcaaaggaaaaaactaacagtccaatgtataactcctaacagttatatcctactttttattgtgtacttttttagcaaaaaaaaacttcattatgAGTCCACCAATAATTGTCTGTAAGTCTACATTCGACATCCAAGCTTTTAACAAGAAAAGTATTACAGTtggattactaattaataagcagatttcaattattttattattagaatgtaaactttcaaagaaaattattacattaagtttagAAGAATGGTTCACACTgatgtctgaatctaattacaattcaattattaataacctaaatACCAGGGTGAGGCGTGTAAAGATTACCGATtccttttcatattcaattaatgttaaaCAGAGTTCAATTACCCTACATCTAAACGAGGAATATATTACCTTGACACACGTAGATTTGTACCGGCTTCGTCAATTAcagaatttgattgatttgtatGTGGTAGACAAGCAAAAACGTTtagcaaattatcaaataacTTTCAACACTGCATatgacctaattaaaaatgatgtccGTGGTCTGCCATCCACTTGTCAAAGGAACGAATTTACcaaccaatatattcaaaactatgattttaattattataatcatttacagaaCGATGACACAtcgtttttatatgaaatattacaatttcattttaacacattgtccgatatgattttacaagatctaataatataaaatatataaatatgtttaataattatttatttaaaaaataaaaacttttttattcaataataaacttgcttttttttcttaaattacatgttacctttaatcataaagaatagttttaatgcgttttagtttcaaattttatgttttcagtaaataagtagattaaattttgatagtaCAGAATTGATAGCAATGTTtcaattagaaattttttttctcagacatactatatagtttataggtttatgttttccaagacctttgagtattgaacaaataaaaacatacatgtataataatattttgttttattaaatgaaactcatttttccgtataataatcaaacaaccgTCTTGCTTTTAATAGTTTGACGCTTTGGATCGgttagtaatttatcaaatataatttgcattgtCTCATTAAGACCAGTATGAAGTGTTTGATCTTTTGATTCGTCGGTCGTGTACAATCTAACAGTAGCTTCACTGAACTTCCatctattacaacaaattattttatttaaaaacaaaagaagtaaataaaatcagtaaaaaaaaaaacagattcagcaatagtttttaaatttaaaccaatgtatttaccTGTCCTTTACTGGTACATTCTCGATGTTAGTAACCTTATAATGACTTAGCACCCAAAGATCCTTTCCTTTTTCTTCAAAAGGCGTCTTTATTGTCACAACGCCATCTCCTTGTCTGAATGTTAGCGaattaaatacttcaacatcaaaatctTCTGATCTCAAGCGTTCGCTGATATTATCTCTGTATGatgcattctataaaaaaaaataaattatttatgctatcattaggaaaaaatattatttttattaccattttattctgcttctttttcataggttttttaACACTTGTTTTTTCTGCAGAACGTTTTGATCcaggttttgtttttgaaaaagacggtcttatatcaattgattcgctaaaatgttcattctgtgaaacataaaacatagtatattattttttactgtttttttccattatatatttttttctatgtcccAAGAATTATACCCAAAGCGTTGAGTAATGTTACGACGCACTTccaatatactatgttataatcagtcatttaatattattttaagaattataaccatagcgttgagtggtgttacgaccggcCTCCAATTTTCTAtggttataagatatttaataagtaGTTACTAACCTCTGAATCAGTTGAAGCAATTGTACGgtacgacattttattttggtagtaTTTCTGTTGAACTGAGCTTCTTGTCCTGGGATGAAATCTTGAAGACTGGTGAATATTAGAGAATACCCTCTGTCTTTTATACACAGATTTTTACCACTActtcaataattaagtatacaaatggTCATAGCCTTACATTATAGAAACCTGCTAAAACATGAACATACAGGTACAACAGCAAAATCACATTACATGACTTTAAATTGACGCTAACATAACCTATCCCAGCCAAATGTTTATGACATTCACCTTTTACCATGGTCAATACCCTCCTTGAATAAATTTCTACAATAACCTTACCTTAGATGGGTGCTGAAACATGTTCATATACAACAGCAAATTAcattacatgaatttaaattattacaaacaggatttaaaataaattagaatgtatacattcattctcaaaaaccaattacattatatgaattttaattgttgctAACATAACCTGTCCAGCCAAATGTTATCACATTTACTAAATGTCAATGcttagaatgtatacattcattctcaaaaaccaattatattaaatgaatcTAAATTGCTGCTAATATAACCTGCTCAGTcaaatgttttcacatttacttaatgtcaatgccattataatattaaaacaggatgtaaaataagttgaaatgtttaaatccaTCACAAAAAATTCTAATGAGAGAAGAGAGGGTTATTTTCGGGTATAAAACCCAGAATTTCTTAGCTTATCGTCATCAGTTCAAGCAACAGCAGTTCCAAGAGCAGCCAGCAGCAGAACAGTCTTCTTCGCCAAAACAACAGCCAGCCAGCAGTTTACCAAACATCTTCAATAGCCAGTCAAAAGATTGTCAAAACAACTCTAACAAATAGACCAGCCATCATACTTAGAAAAAGTACCTCAATTTCTACAAGCTAtgtaagtactttttttttttattgttattatttaatttaacatcatatttcttttttttaaaaaataaaatagaataataacaatttattgttgtaatgataatacagttttataatattattatgggtatTGAGTGTTTAgacttaaagattttttttcatagattatttaaaataaaaacattaaaatagaagTAGTTGAAAGACGGTTTCTCAACTCTCACTTTTagtcactactataatataagctgttttcttttttttgttaagttatgatcaagtaacaataatacgttataattacaccatagagtaataatactaaaatgaattaCACCACGTCTACAGTATAGAAGATAACTGATGTACCATACTATCATAGATTTACATAGATAAGATAGAACATCGGGCTTatcattcatcaataatattgataattattacctaacctcAAAAATCTTTAATAGTCAATCTCTTTCATGATAATTACTATAGATACCGTTATCTAGTAGTTGTTGCACGATACcttgtttttatcaatgttaaaatactatagctgattataaatatttgttatagataacgtgattgttgtattacacgtgtaatattatcttacgtaaaatgttttaatataaaaaattttttttattatattaaaatattcaataatgtttaatgactgtataaaatatatcctaaaacgtatattatacacatatataaatttaaattattttttctataatgtttttttttattgcttttacgTTAAGATTATTCGAAAGCTGCTGTCGCACGTTGATAGTAAACACGTAGTTGCTTTCGTGACAACGTAATGTTACCGTACGAACTCTACGATAGTTACAATCGCCCTATCTACTATTaactaacatataaattatcacgtttttttctattatcgtGTGACGTAGCTTCACTagcaactaaaattttattttttatgatataaatgctatattgtctaatttttaaagtttttttatttagctttgaataatataattagttattattatatatacgtatatacgtacattcgttgttttataaataatcgctttaataattagatttatataatattttatattttatactaatgtatttagtcaaaaattacagataatgaatttttgacattcatatgatttttgtaatgaacaaattcaatattatggagaacaaattgtaaccttaacgaagatgattgatgaaaataagattaaagaaagatatgaatataaagatctcaaaaaaaaaattaaaaacctgaaattcattatttatttaagtagaacaaactctaacccaaatttttcttatataaaagatttaaacgcaaaattagttttattaagagaagaaaaaatggatatatgtaaaaaatatagtgatttatatgTTACGAATTTTCGTAAGCGAGAACACTGTTTCGGTAAAAGGTTAGATTTTATTACAACAGCAGAATCTAAGCGCGAAAGATTTAGAtcaggttaaaatttttttttaaaaatttgttatgaataattagtaataatattataagtttatatttatgtatataggtattcaatgtaattttctttttttgattaatacatacaaatttttaatataaaagttaaaaaacataaaaaatagaaatatgttggaaataaattattgtcattaatatgcattatttttttttatctggcagatagtttacaaattctatataatttttccagattttttttttaaaaaaaaagaaaaaacatggAAGCCAAATCGTTAATTCACGAGCAAATCATTCAAATATTGGAACAGCAAAAAGAAAATGATCATGCTCAAGATGTTGacgaaaaaatgttctattccaatattaaaaatattaaaataaaaattcaaaaagcgGTGCTGAAAGAAACCAGAAAAAGACTTATTGaagaaaaacagaatttaataaacgaatttaaacatttaacatatataaattatttatgcgagaaaaatattcaaaaaggtctaaataatttatatagtaaattagataatgtcgaataatattctgtttttcaataaataattaaaatattattttttttttttgttattatttattattttatcatataattattattgtgtatataagaTCTGCTggtatgataaatgttttcaaataaaactaatttaataaaaatgttaggaaaagtggtttagatttaaaaaacgtatcaattagttagtttttgaaattctatgtaattttcagaatcatgaacccagaaataaacgtaattaaaaGCAGAATTCTAGCAGCAGAACAGCAGGTGCGTGACAATAAACGCTATTATATCGAGAAACGGAAAGCATTTCgaaaagtatttgtaaaaattaatgatagtatgaagaaaaattcattttttaaaaataaattgataaatgaacataatagaTTCGAAAACTATTCAAGTGAATGTAAAGCAGATATTCAGTGTCGGTTAACAGAACTAAACAATCGGTTAAGAGAATTAGAATCtgagtaatttcttattatattaaccaattctttttttctttgtaataatttagaattaatacttttattatattttgaaaacaatattctgaattgcttgcataagatttaaaaaaaagaagttgatgttataataaatttacaatattatgattgcttttacctatgtttttttttatttaatctattttttcagtttcataatgaaaagaaaaacggttACAAAACACGAGCGAATGTCATCTTCTGATGAAGGTTTATTTGAAATCGAGAGATTtaagaaatgttcaaaaacatttttgattaagaatactttaaattttatagactacacgcttttttttaactatgttagagataaattaattttaaagttaaaagaatcatgtttacaatcatctataaaatttaatttacatgtggATAGCGTATACGAAAGAATAC
This genomic window from Metopolophium dirhodum isolate CAU chromosome 1, ASM1992520v1, whole genome shotgun sequence contains:
- the LOC132937127 gene encoding uncharacterized protein LOC132937127, with amino-acid sequence MSYRTIASTDSENEHFSESIDIRPSFSKTKPGSKRSAEKTSVKKPMKKKQNKMNASYRDNISERLRSEDFDVEVFNSLTFRQGDGVVTIKTPFEEKGKDLWVLSHYKVTNIENVPVKDRWKFSEATVRLYTTDESKDQTLHTGLNETMQIIFDKLLTDPKRQTIKSKTVV